Genomic DNA from Peribacillus simplex NBRC 15720 = DSM 1321:
ATAAAGGGGTTGTCGAAAGAAATGGACATAACAGAAGGAAATAAAAAAGTTTTATTAATTGTATTGATTGCTGGCTGTTTTTTATCAACATTAAATCAGACTTTATTAAATGTTGCATTGAGTGGATTAATGGACGTATTTCATGTAACGGCTGCAACTGTACAATGGTTATCAACAGGCTTTATGCTAGTAAACGGTGTTTTAGTGCCGATTACGGCTTTTTTAATGAAACGGTATACAACAAGGCAGCTATTTATTAGCTCGATGTTCTTTTTGTTCATTGGATCTGTACTTTGTGCATGTGCGATGAATTTTGGCATGCTGTTAACGGGAAGAATGATTCAAGCAATTGGTGCCGGGATTATTATGCCTCTAATGATGACAGTTATTTTGTATTTATATCCTAGCGAAAAGCGTGGAAGTGTTATGGGGACAATTGGATTTGCGATGATTTTTGCTCCAGCCATCGCTCCTACATTATCTGGTTTTATCATTGAGTATATTTCATGGAGATGGCTATTTATTGGGTTAACCCCTTTTATATTAATCGTCATTGTTCTAGCATTCAAATATTTAATGAATGTTGCAGAGACAACAAAAGCAAAGTTAGATATCACAAGTGTCATTTTATCAACGATTGGTTTTGGCTGTATTTTATTTGGATTTAGTAGCGCAGGAAGCAAAGGATGGGATAATCTCGTTGTCCTTACTACAATTATCGCCGGAATAATAGTGACGACTCTATTCTGTATACGTCAAATGAAATCCAATGATCCATTATTAAATTTATCCGTATTTAAGTATAAAATTTTCACTCTCACATCATTCATCAATGTACTAATTACAATGATTATGTATGCCGATTTAATACTTTTACCAATTTACTTGCAGAATGGACGAGGTTTTACAGCATTTGAAGCAGGTTTACTGTTATTACCTGGAGCTGTCATTAATGCCTTCTTATCCCCCATCACAGGTAAAATGTATGATAAATACGGTGCTAAACCACTCTTTATTACAGGTTTACTATTTATCATTGTTTCGATGTGGGGAGTCATTGATATAAACGAATCCACAACCTATATCTATTTAATGGTTCGTACCATTATTTTACGAATTGGATTAAGCTTTATTACCATGCCTTTAAATACTGCTGGGTTAAATGCTTTACCAAGAGAATTGGGTTCCCATGGTTCAGCCGTTAATAATACCATTCGCCAATTGTCAGGTGCTATTGGCACAGCAGTCGTCATCACAGTGTATACAATGCAAGCAACTTTACATGCCTCAGAGCTATCAATGCAAAATGCAAACATTTCAGCTATACAACTAGAGGCATTAGCTTCTATCTTTGGCTCAAGTGATGCCTATGTTTTTATGTTAATCTTATCTTTTGTGGCGTTAATTTTTACATGCTTCATGCCTAAAAAAGCCGCAATCAAAAAAAACGAAAGTGAATCACATATTTAAAACAAAGCATATCTGGGATATCTCAGATATGCTTTGTTTTTTTATTATCTTTCAGTTCCACACAATTCATCACTGAATGGTAACTTTATTCTTGAACCTATAACAGTTGCTATACGCAAAAAGCTGCCAATTTTCAAAGGTTCACGGAGCATGAGGTGATCAAAATCTTTTTCCGAACAAAAAAAAGACCCCCAACCAAAATGGTTGAGAGCCTTTGAAACGGTAATAGAATTAACGTTTTGAGAACTGAGGTGCACGACGTGCGCCTTTAAGACCGTATTTTTTACGTTCTTTCATACGTGGGTCACGAGTAAGTAAACCAGCAGTTTTAAGAGATGGACGGTATTCTGGATCAACTTGAAGCAATGCACGAGCGATACCGTGACGGATTGCTCCAGCTTGACCAGTGTATCCACCACCGCTAACGTTTACTAGAACGTCGTAATTTCCAGTAGTTTCTGTTGCAACTAGTGGTTGGTTAACAACTTCACGTAATGCTGCGAAAGGAATATATTCATTGATGTCACGACCGTTAATAACGATGCGACCTTCGCCTGGTACTAAACGTACACGAGCTACTGAGCTCTTACGGCGACCAGTACCATAATATTGAACTTGTGCCAAGATAGTAACCTCCTTAGTAATTATCCGCGTAATTCGTATACTTCTGGTTGTTGAGCAGCGTGTGGGTGCTCAGCTCCAGCGTATACGTGTAATTTTTTGTAGATTTGACGACCAAGAGAATTCTTTGGAAGCATACCTTTGATAGCAAGTTCAAGCATTCTCTCAGGGTAGTTTGTACGCATTTCAAGAGCAGTTCTAGTTTTAAGACCGCCTGGATGCATAGTGTGACGGTAATAAATTTTGTCAGTCAATTTTTTACCAGTCAAATGGATTTTTTCAACATTGATAAGAATTACATGATCACCAGTGTCAATGTTCGGTGTAAAAGTTGGTTTATGTTTACCACGTAGAATGGATGCTACTTCAGTAGAAAGGCGACCCAAAGTTTTGCCTTCAGCGTCAATCACATACCATTTACGTTCTACTTCATTAGCTTTCGCCATAAATGTCGTACGCATGGTTAACCTCCTAAAAAACTTTTTAATTTTTTATATTTATTTTCAATCACAATAAACTTCCGGGGCTTATCGTGGGATTAAAATACATACCATATTATATTAACTTCTCCCAGATTCATTGTCAAGGGAATGTTACACTAGGATAAGTTGTCTATAAAACACTCTCTGCAACTCCATGAAAAGGTCTGTATAGCGTCAAACCGCTCCATTACTGACTTCATCCCGTTTCCCATTTGTAAAAAAACTGGAATCACTTCGAAAATATTTTTATTTGTAAAATACTTTCCATAAATACAAGCCTTGGGCTGGTGCTGTTTTTCCTGCATAACTGCGGTCCTTTTTTTCCAATATCCCGATCATATCCCGGGGTGACATCTTGCCGCTGCCGACATCCAGGAGCGTCCCAACCAAGATACGCACCATATTATACAAAAAACCTTCGCCAACGAAGCGGAAAACCATGAAACCATCGCTCTCTTCAAAATCCATTTCTTGTATCGTTCGAACTTTATCGACCACTTCCGTTTTTGCCGAACAAAAACTTGTAAAGTCATGTGTCCCTAACAAATAGGAGATTGCTTCCCTCATCGCCTCCCCATCTAATGGGTAGGGATAATGATAGGCGTAATTTCGTTGGAACGGATCCCGTAGTTTCGAGCGGGCTATGATATAACGGTACTCTTTCCCAGTCGTATGGAACCTCGCATGAAAATCGTCAGGTACGATTTCAACTTCCAGAACGATGATATCGGTCGGAAGGAGGGCGCTGAACGCCTTTACCCAATTTTCCGTAGGAAATGTAAGGGGCGATTCAAAATGAAGTACCTGCCCCTTTGCATGGACCCCTGAATCTGTCCTGCCTGAAGCAGTCACTTTTATAATTGTGCCTTTATGCATTTGGGCCAAGACTGCCTCGAATTCACTTTGTATGGTGCGTTTCTCAGGCTGCACCTGATAACCAGCAAAATCCTTGCCGTCATAAGCGATCACACATTTATATTTTGGCATAGTTCTCTTCCTTATTATGAACGTAATAAAAATAACATGACCGTTAGAACACCTATTGAGACCATCAAAAGGCTATCACTCGTCTTCCAGTCCAATTTGCGATATTTCGTGCGGCCTTCCCCGCCACGGTATCCTCTAGATTCCATGGCAGTTGCCAATTCTTCCGCCCGTTTGAATGAACTAACAAATAAAGGAACAAGCAGCGGTACAATCGATTTAACCCTGTCCTTTATCGGGCCAGATGAAAAATCAACGCCCCTTGCAGTTTGGGCCTTCATGATTTTTTCCGTTTCCTCCATTAGCGTTGGAATGAATCGAAGGGCAATGGACATCATCAATGCCAGTTCGTGTACAGGCATCTTCCACTTTTTCAAGGGCCCCAAAAGCTCTTCCATGCCATCTGTAATGGATATCGGTGAAGTTGTCAAAGTTAAAAGTGACGTAACAAGGATTAGTAAAGTAAATCTAACGGATATGAAAAGACCTTGAATCAGACCGCCTTCATAGATTTCAAACCAACCGTATTCAAAAAGCAATTCCCCTTCTTTCGTAAACAATATATGGAGAAG
This window encodes:
- a CDS encoding DHA2 family efflux MFS transporter permease subunit produces the protein MDITEGNKKVLLIVLIAGCFLSTLNQTLLNVALSGLMDVFHVTAATVQWLSTGFMLVNGVLVPITAFLMKRYTTRQLFISSMFFLFIGSVLCACAMNFGMLLTGRMIQAIGAGIIMPLMMTVILYLYPSEKRGSVMGTIGFAMIFAPAIAPTLSGFIIEYISWRWLFIGLTPFILIVIVLAFKYLMNVAETTKAKLDITSVILSTIGFGCILFGFSSAGSKGWDNLVVLTTIIAGIIVTTLFCIRQMKSNDPLLNLSVFKYKIFTLTSFINVLITMIMYADLILLPIYLQNGRGFTAFEAGLLLLPGAVINAFLSPITGKMYDKYGAKPLFITGLLFIIVSMWGVIDINESTTYIYLMVRTIILRIGLSFITMPLNTAGLNALPRELGSHGSAVNNTIRQLSGAIGTAVVITVYTMQATLHASELSMQNANISAIQLEALASIFGSSDAYVFMLILSFVALIFTCFMPKKAAIKKNESESHI
- the rpsI gene encoding 30S ribosomal protein S9, which encodes MAQVQYYGTGRRKSSVARVRLVPGEGRIVINGRDINEYIPFAALREVVNQPLVATETTGNYDVLVNVSGGGYTGQAGAIRHGIARALLQVDPEYRPSLKTAGLLTRDPRMKERKKYGLKGARRAPQFSKR
- the rplM gene encoding 50S ribosomal protein L13, whose translation is MRTTFMAKANEVERKWYVIDAEGKTLGRLSTEVASILRGKHKPTFTPNIDTGDHVILINVEKIHLTGKKLTDKIYYRHTMHPGGLKTRTALEMRTNYPERMLELAIKGMLPKNSLGRQIYKKLHVYAGAEHPHAAQQPEVYELRG
- the truA gene encoding tRNA pseudouridine(38-40) synthase TruA, with the translated sequence MPKYKCVIAYDGKDFAGYQVQPEKRTIQSEFEAVLAQMHKGTIIKVTASGRTDSGVHAKGQVLHFESPLTFPTENWVKAFSALLPTDIIVLEVEIVPDDFHARFHTTGKEYRYIIARSKLRDPFQRNYAYHYPYPLDGEAMREAISYLLGTHDFTSFCSAKTEVVDKVRTIQEMDFEESDGFMVFRFVGEGFLYNMVRILVGTLLDVGSGKMSPRDMIGILEKKDRSYAGKTAPAQGLYLWKVFYK
- a CDS encoding energy-coupling factor transporter transmembrane component T family protein, producing the protein MLDKMIIGRYVPANSLMHKMDPRAKLLLVFLFVCVIFLANNVVSYGLLAVFTILLISLSKIPLRYLYNGLKPIFFLIVFTFLLHILFTKEGELLFEYGWFEIYEGGLIQGLFISVRFTLLILVTSLLTLTTSPISITDGMEELLGPLKKWKMPVHELALMMSIALRFIPTLMEETEKIMKAQTARGVDFSSGPIKDRVKSIVPLLVPLFVSSFKRAEELATAMESRGYRGGEGRTKYRKLDWKTSDSLLMVSIGVLTVMLFLLRS